Proteins encoded together in one Mastacembelus armatus chromosome 15, fMasArm1.2, whole genome shotgun sequence window:
- the mocos gene encoding molybdenum cofactor sulfurase isoform X1: protein MDFQQLCTLETFQQVWSHYGYGGNLQDAVDQEFTRIKGLTYLDHAAATLYPESLVRDYCQDISRNVYGNPHSHSPSSRLTHDTVERVRYRVLQHFNATPQEYSVIFTSGCTAALKLVAESFPWRPQTESEAGSLFCYFTDSHTSVVGIRGLLSGRGVVALCISPSEVVNRAKEEAQGEDVIYQTPHLFCYPAQSNFSGRKYPLSHVKGIQMRHLYPACDHQGRWFVLLDAASHVSCSPLNLQDCPADFIPISFYKMFGFPTGLGALLVRNDAADMLKKTYFGGGTAAAYLSGEDYYVQAANISDRFEDGTVSFLDIIALNHSFEALYRITGGMNNIQQHTFGLARYTYMLLSSLCHGNRQPVAQIYNEGQFESPSTQGAILNFNLVDSLGQMIGYSQVDRMASLYNIHLRTGCFCNTGACQSFLGITNQQMKRNLQAGHVCGDSIDLVDGQPTGSVRISFGYMSTFEDCQKFLKFVAECFVEKPITVDQERLEKLKMATTGTQSFNLNPPIKFTNEKIYNVDEKEKPTEPSLKGLGQRDLNSHREAYTLTNIYIYPIKSCGAYEVHDWPVGPLGLLYDRGWMVVNGNGVCLSQKRETRLCLIRPQVHLTSNKLLLQASGMDSISVPLENNNQMNTSYRVCQTKVCNDRVETVDCGDEAASWLSNFLGQPCRLIRQNPDFTRDMKKGPRGVATSTSLSLVNEAQYLMINHASVELIQKLMRSRQDNSEGDQLLDTQNVISRFRANLVIAGVEPFEEDNWSHLIIGNTQFVVAGQCGRCQMVGVDQDTGTKTKEPLMSLSAYCTGKVTFGLYLAHQLPEGSSPGSVLSVGSLVQPESQKS from the exons ATGGACTTCCAGCAGCTTTGCACTCTCGAAACTTTTCAGCAGGTTTGGAGTCACTACGGTTATGGGGGAAACTTACAGGACGCGGTGGACCAGGAGTTTACGCGGATTAAAG GACTAACATATCTGGATCATGCAGCAGCTACCCTGTACCCTGAGTCTCTGGTCAGGGATTACTGCCAGGACATTTCCAGGAATGTTTACG GAAATCCTCACAGCCACAGCCCCAGCAGCAGATTGACACATGACACCGTGGAGAGGGTTAGATACAG GGTACTGCAGCACTTTAATGCTACCCCTCAGGAGTACTCCGTGATTTTCACTTCTGGTTGTACCGCTGCTCTTAAATTAGTGGCTGAGAGCTTTCCCTGGAGGCCACAGACTGAGAGCGAAGCGGGGAGTCTCTTCTGTTACTTCACTGACAGCCACACGTCTGTGGTTGGCATAAGAGGACTGCTTTCTGGGCGTGGGGTAGTTGCCTTGTGTATCTCCCCGTCGGAAGTGGTAAACAGGGCGAAGGAGGAGGCTCAAGGTGAAGATGTTATTTACCAGACACCACACTTGTTTTGCTACCCAGCACAGAGCAACTTCTCTGGGAGGAAGTATCCCCTCAGCCATGTGAAAGGCATTCAGATGAGACACCTTTACCCAGCGTGTGACCACCAGGGCCGCTGGTTTGTGCTGCTCGATGCAGCCTCTCATGTCAGTTGCTCCCCTCTAAACCTACAGGACTGCCCTGCTGATTTCATTCCCATCTCCTTCTACAAGATGTTTGGCTTCCCTACAGGGCTGGGGGCCCTTCTTGTTCGTAACGATGCAGCAGACATGCTAAAAAAGACTTATTTTGGAGgaggcacagcagcagcttaCCTTTCCGGAGAAGATTATTATGTGCAGGCGGCAAACATTTCTGACAG ATTTGAAGATGGGACTGTCTCTTTCTTGGACATCATTGCTCTGAATCATAGTTTTGAAGCTCTTTACAGGATCACAG GGGGCATGAACAACATCCAACAGCACACATTTGGCTTGGCACGTTACACTTACATGCTGCTGTCAAGTCtttgccatggcaacaggcaACCAGTGGCTCAGATATACAATGAAGGCCAGTTTGAGAGTCCAAGCACACAGGGTGCAATCCTAAATTTCAATCTTGTGGATTCTCTTGGACAGATGATTGGGTATTCTCAG GTGGACAGAATGGCCAGTCTGTACAATATTCACCTGCGTACAGGGTGCTTCTGCAACACTGGGGCCTGTCAGTCCTTCCTAGGGATCACCAATCAGCAAATGAAGAGAAACCTGCAG GCTGGCCACGTCTGCGGAGACAGCATCGACCTGGTGGACGGCCAGCCGACCGGATCTGTTCGCATATCCTTTGGCTACATGTCAACATTTGAAGACTGTCAAAAGTTTCTAAAGTTTGTTGCTGAGTGCTTTGTAGAGAAACCAATCACAGTGGACCAAGAGAGACTAGAGAAACTGAAAATGGCTACAACAGGAACCCAGAGCTTTAATCTAAATCCTCCAATCAAATTTactaatgaaaaaatatataatgttgATGAGAAGGAGAAGCCTACAGAACCATCACTGAAAGGACTTGGACAGAGAGACTTAAACAGCCACAGGGAGGCTTATACTCTTACTAACATCTACATATATCCCATCAAATCATGTGGAGCATATGAG GTCCACGACTGGCCAGTGGGACCTCTGGGTCTGCTGTATGACAGAGGCTGGATGGTGGTGAATGGAAACGGCGTGTGCTTGAGTCAGAAGAGAGAGACACGTTTATGCCTGATTCGCCCACAAGTCCACCTGACTTCAAACAAATTGCTCCTGCAGGCATCAG GGATGGATAGCATTTCAGTTCCCTTAGAAAACAACAATCAAATGAACACAAGCTACCGGGTGTGTCAGACTAAAGTTTGCAATGACAG GGTGGAGACTGTCGACTGTGGGGATGAAGCTGCATCATGGCTTTCAAACTTCCTTGGACAGCCATGCCGCTTGATAAGACAAAATCCTGATTTCACCCGAGATATGAAGAAGGGGCCTAGAGGAG TTGCCACCTCCACATCCCTCTCCCTGGTGAATGAAGCTCAGTATCTCATGATCAACCATGCCAGTGTGGAGCTCATTCAGAAATTAATGAGGAGCAG ACAGGATAACTCTGAGGGTGATCAGCTCCTTGACACACAGAATGTCATTAGCCGCTTCCGAGCCAATTTAGTCATCGCTGGAGTAGAACCATTTGAGGAGGATAATTGGTCACACTTGATTATTGGCAACACTCAATTCGTG GTTGCGGGTCAGTGTGGAAGGTGCCAGATGGTTGGAGTGGACCAAGACACTGggaccaaaacaaaagagccaCTAATGTCTCTGTCTGCCTACTGCACTGGGAAG GTGACCTTTGGTTTGTACCTGGCACATCAGCTACCAGAGGGCTCCTCTCCAGGCAGTGTTCTCTCTGTTGGTTCCCTTGTTCAGCCAGAGTCACAGAAATCTTAA
- the mocos gene encoding molybdenum cofactor sulfurase isoform X3 — protein sequence MTPWRGLDTVAESFPWRPQTESEAGSLFCYFTDSHTSVVGIRGLLSGRGVVALCISPSEVVNRAKEEAQGEDVIYQTPHLFCYPAQSNFSGRKYPLSHVKGIQMRHLYPACDHQGRWFVLLDAASHVSCSPLNLQDCPADFIPISFYKMFGFPTGLGALLVRNDAADMLKKTYFGGGTAAAYLSGEDYYVQAANISDRFEDGTVSFLDIIALNHSFEALYRITGGMNNIQQHTFGLARYTYMLLSSLCHGNRQPVAQIYNEGQFESPSTQGAILNFNLVDSLGQMIGYSQVDRMASLYNIHLRTGCFCNTGACQSFLGITNQQMKRNLQAGHVCGDSIDLVDGQPTGSVRISFGYMSTFEDCQKFLKFVAECFVEKPITVDQERLEKLKMATTGTQSFNLNPPIKFTNEKIYNVDEKEKPTEPSLKGLGQRDLNSHREAYTLTNIYIYPIKSCGAYEVHDWPVGPLGLLYDRGWMVVNGNGVCLSQKRETRLCLIRPQVHLTSNKLLLQASGMDSISVPLENNNQMNTSYRVCQTKVCNDRVETVDCGDEAASWLSNFLGQPCRLIRQNPDFTRDMKKGPRGVATSTSLSLVNEAQYLMINHASVELIQKLMRSRQDNSEGDQLLDTQNVISRFRANLVIAGVEPFEEDNWSHLIIGNTQFVVAGQCGRCQMVGVDQDTGTKTKEPLMSLSAYCTGKVTFGLYLAHQLPEGSSPGSVLSVGSLVQPESQKS from the exons ATGACACCGTGGAGAGGGTTAGATACAG TGGCTGAGAGCTTTCCCTGGAGGCCACAGACTGAGAGCGAAGCGGGGAGTCTCTTCTGTTACTTCACTGACAGCCACACGTCTGTGGTTGGCATAAGAGGACTGCTTTCTGGGCGTGGGGTAGTTGCCTTGTGTATCTCCCCGTCGGAAGTGGTAAACAGGGCGAAGGAGGAGGCTCAAGGTGAAGATGTTATTTACCAGACACCACACTTGTTTTGCTACCCAGCACAGAGCAACTTCTCTGGGAGGAAGTATCCCCTCAGCCATGTGAAAGGCATTCAGATGAGACACCTTTACCCAGCGTGTGACCACCAGGGCCGCTGGTTTGTGCTGCTCGATGCAGCCTCTCATGTCAGTTGCTCCCCTCTAAACCTACAGGACTGCCCTGCTGATTTCATTCCCATCTCCTTCTACAAGATGTTTGGCTTCCCTACAGGGCTGGGGGCCCTTCTTGTTCGTAACGATGCAGCAGACATGCTAAAAAAGACTTATTTTGGAGgaggcacagcagcagcttaCCTTTCCGGAGAAGATTATTATGTGCAGGCGGCAAACATTTCTGACAG ATTTGAAGATGGGACTGTCTCTTTCTTGGACATCATTGCTCTGAATCATAGTTTTGAAGCTCTTTACAGGATCACAG GGGGCATGAACAACATCCAACAGCACACATTTGGCTTGGCACGTTACACTTACATGCTGCTGTCAAGTCtttgccatggcaacaggcaACCAGTGGCTCAGATATACAATGAAGGCCAGTTTGAGAGTCCAAGCACACAGGGTGCAATCCTAAATTTCAATCTTGTGGATTCTCTTGGACAGATGATTGGGTATTCTCAG GTGGACAGAATGGCCAGTCTGTACAATATTCACCTGCGTACAGGGTGCTTCTGCAACACTGGGGCCTGTCAGTCCTTCCTAGGGATCACCAATCAGCAAATGAAGAGAAACCTGCAG GCTGGCCACGTCTGCGGAGACAGCATCGACCTGGTGGACGGCCAGCCGACCGGATCTGTTCGCATATCCTTTGGCTACATGTCAACATTTGAAGACTGTCAAAAGTTTCTAAAGTTTGTTGCTGAGTGCTTTGTAGAGAAACCAATCACAGTGGACCAAGAGAGACTAGAGAAACTGAAAATGGCTACAACAGGAACCCAGAGCTTTAATCTAAATCCTCCAATCAAATTTactaatgaaaaaatatataatgttgATGAGAAGGAGAAGCCTACAGAACCATCACTGAAAGGACTTGGACAGAGAGACTTAAACAGCCACAGGGAGGCTTATACTCTTACTAACATCTACATATATCCCATCAAATCATGTGGAGCATATGAG GTCCACGACTGGCCAGTGGGACCTCTGGGTCTGCTGTATGACAGAGGCTGGATGGTGGTGAATGGAAACGGCGTGTGCTTGAGTCAGAAGAGAGAGACACGTTTATGCCTGATTCGCCCACAAGTCCACCTGACTTCAAACAAATTGCTCCTGCAGGCATCAG GGATGGATAGCATTTCAGTTCCCTTAGAAAACAACAATCAAATGAACACAAGCTACCGGGTGTGTCAGACTAAAGTTTGCAATGACAG GGTGGAGACTGTCGACTGTGGGGATGAAGCTGCATCATGGCTTTCAAACTTCCTTGGACAGCCATGCCGCTTGATAAGACAAAATCCTGATTTCACCCGAGATATGAAGAAGGGGCCTAGAGGAG TTGCCACCTCCACATCCCTCTCCCTGGTGAATGAAGCTCAGTATCTCATGATCAACCATGCCAGTGTGGAGCTCATTCAGAAATTAATGAGGAGCAG ACAGGATAACTCTGAGGGTGATCAGCTCCTTGACACACAGAATGTCATTAGCCGCTTCCGAGCCAATTTAGTCATCGCTGGAGTAGAACCATTTGAGGAGGATAATTGGTCACACTTGATTATTGGCAACACTCAATTCGTG GTTGCGGGTCAGTGTGGAAGGTGCCAGATGGTTGGAGTGGACCAAGACACTGggaccaaaacaaaagagccaCTAATGTCTCTGTCTGCCTACTGCACTGGGAAG GTGACCTTTGGTTTGTACCTGGCACATCAGCTACCAGAGGGCTCCTCTCCAGGCAGTGTTCTCTCTGTTGGTTCCCTTGTTCAGCCAGAGTCACAGAAATCTTAA
- the mocos gene encoding molybdenum cofactor sulfurase isoform X2: MDFQQLCTLETFQQVWSHYGYGGNLQDAVDQEFTRIKGNPHSHSPSSRLTHDTVERVRYRVLQHFNATPQEYSVIFTSGCTAALKLVAESFPWRPQTESEAGSLFCYFTDSHTSVVGIRGLLSGRGVVALCISPSEVVNRAKEEAQGEDVIYQTPHLFCYPAQSNFSGRKYPLSHVKGIQMRHLYPACDHQGRWFVLLDAASHVSCSPLNLQDCPADFIPISFYKMFGFPTGLGALLVRNDAADMLKKTYFGGGTAAAYLSGEDYYVQAANISDRFEDGTVSFLDIIALNHSFEALYRITGGMNNIQQHTFGLARYTYMLLSSLCHGNRQPVAQIYNEGQFESPSTQGAILNFNLVDSLGQMIGYSQVDRMASLYNIHLRTGCFCNTGACQSFLGITNQQMKRNLQAGHVCGDSIDLVDGQPTGSVRISFGYMSTFEDCQKFLKFVAECFVEKPITVDQERLEKLKMATTGTQSFNLNPPIKFTNEKIYNVDEKEKPTEPSLKGLGQRDLNSHREAYTLTNIYIYPIKSCGAYEVHDWPVGPLGLLYDRGWMVVNGNGVCLSQKRETRLCLIRPQVHLTSNKLLLQASGMDSISVPLENNNQMNTSYRVCQTKVCNDRVETVDCGDEAASWLSNFLGQPCRLIRQNPDFTRDMKKGPRGVATSTSLSLVNEAQYLMINHASVELIQKLMRSRQDNSEGDQLLDTQNVISRFRANLVIAGVEPFEEDNWSHLIIGNTQFVVAGQCGRCQMVGVDQDTGTKTKEPLMSLSAYCTGKVTFGLYLAHQLPEGSSPGSVLSVGSLVQPESQKS; encoded by the exons ATGGACTTCCAGCAGCTTTGCACTCTCGAAACTTTTCAGCAGGTTTGGAGTCACTACGGTTATGGGGGAAACTTACAGGACGCGGTGGACCAGGAGTTTACGCGGATTAAAG GAAATCCTCACAGCCACAGCCCCAGCAGCAGATTGACACATGACACCGTGGAGAGGGTTAGATACAG GGTACTGCAGCACTTTAATGCTACCCCTCAGGAGTACTCCGTGATTTTCACTTCTGGTTGTACCGCTGCTCTTAAATTAGTGGCTGAGAGCTTTCCCTGGAGGCCACAGACTGAGAGCGAAGCGGGGAGTCTCTTCTGTTACTTCACTGACAGCCACACGTCTGTGGTTGGCATAAGAGGACTGCTTTCTGGGCGTGGGGTAGTTGCCTTGTGTATCTCCCCGTCGGAAGTGGTAAACAGGGCGAAGGAGGAGGCTCAAGGTGAAGATGTTATTTACCAGACACCACACTTGTTTTGCTACCCAGCACAGAGCAACTTCTCTGGGAGGAAGTATCCCCTCAGCCATGTGAAAGGCATTCAGATGAGACACCTTTACCCAGCGTGTGACCACCAGGGCCGCTGGTTTGTGCTGCTCGATGCAGCCTCTCATGTCAGTTGCTCCCCTCTAAACCTACAGGACTGCCCTGCTGATTTCATTCCCATCTCCTTCTACAAGATGTTTGGCTTCCCTACAGGGCTGGGGGCCCTTCTTGTTCGTAACGATGCAGCAGACATGCTAAAAAAGACTTATTTTGGAGgaggcacagcagcagcttaCCTTTCCGGAGAAGATTATTATGTGCAGGCGGCAAACATTTCTGACAG ATTTGAAGATGGGACTGTCTCTTTCTTGGACATCATTGCTCTGAATCATAGTTTTGAAGCTCTTTACAGGATCACAG GGGGCATGAACAACATCCAACAGCACACATTTGGCTTGGCACGTTACACTTACATGCTGCTGTCAAGTCtttgccatggcaacaggcaACCAGTGGCTCAGATATACAATGAAGGCCAGTTTGAGAGTCCAAGCACACAGGGTGCAATCCTAAATTTCAATCTTGTGGATTCTCTTGGACAGATGATTGGGTATTCTCAG GTGGACAGAATGGCCAGTCTGTACAATATTCACCTGCGTACAGGGTGCTTCTGCAACACTGGGGCCTGTCAGTCCTTCCTAGGGATCACCAATCAGCAAATGAAGAGAAACCTGCAG GCTGGCCACGTCTGCGGAGACAGCATCGACCTGGTGGACGGCCAGCCGACCGGATCTGTTCGCATATCCTTTGGCTACATGTCAACATTTGAAGACTGTCAAAAGTTTCTAAAGTTTGTTGCTGAGTGCTTTGTAGAGAAACCAATCACAGTGGACCAAGAGAGACTAGAGAAACTGAAAATGGCTACAACAGGAACCCAGAGCTTTAATCTAAATCCTCCAATCAAATTTactaatgaaaaaatatataatgttgATGAGAAGGAGAAGCCTACAGAACCATCACTGAAAGGACTTGGACAGAGAGACTTAAACAGCCACAGGGAGGCTTATACTCTTACTAACATCTACATATATCCCATCAAATCATGTGGAGCATATGAG GTCCACGACTGGCCAGTGGGACCTCTGGGTCTGCTGTATGACAGAGGCTGGATGGTGGTGAATGGAAACGGCGTGTGCTTGAGTCAGAAGAGAGAGACACGTTTATGCCTGATTCGCCCACAAGTCCACCTGACTTCAAACAAATTGCTCCTGCAGGCATCAG GGATGGATAGCATTTCAGTTCCCTTAGAAAACAACAATCAAATGAACACAAGCTACCGGGTGTGTCAGACTAAAGTTTGCAATGACAG GGTGGAGACTGTCGACTGTGGGGATGAAGCTGCATCATGGCTTTCAAACTTCCTTGGACAGCCATGCCGCTTGATAAGACAAAATCCTGATTTCACCCGAGATATGAAGAAGGGGCCTAGAGGAG TTGCCACCTCCACATCCCTCTCCCTGGTGAATGAAGCTCAGTATCTCATGATCAACCATGCCAGTGTGGAGCTCATTCAGAAATTAATGAGGAGCAG ACAGGATAACTCTGAGGGTGATCAGCTCCTTGACACACAGAATGTCATTAGCCGCTTCCGAGCCAATTTAGTCATCGCTGGAGTAGAACCATTTGAGGAGGATAATTGGTCACACTTGATTATTGGCAACACTCAATTCGTG GTTGCGGGTCAGTGTGGAAGGTGCCAGATGGTTGGAGTGGACCAAGACACTGggaccaaaacaaaagagccaCTAATGTCTCTGTCTGCCTACTGCACTGGGAAG GTGACCTTTGGTTTGTACCTGGCACATCAGCTACCAGAGGGCTCCTCTCCAGGCAGTGTTCTCTCTGTTGGTTCCCTTGTTCAGCCAGAGTCACAGAAATCTTAA
- the tm9sf3 gene encoding LOW QUALITY PROTEIN: transmembrane 9 superfamily member 3 (The sequence of the model RefSeq protein was modified relative to this genomic sequence to represent the inferred CDS: inserted 2 bases in 1 codon), translating into MRTRASVKTASVIQPGRRWDSPPKLTSPIFLHSFXLKIMGSSRWKVAAAAFLVVVGSLLPVDGDEHEHTYTDKEEVVLWMNTVGPYHNRQETYKYFSLPFCAGSKKTISHYHETLGEALQGVELEFSGLDIKFKEEVMQTTYCEIELDKAKRDAFVYAIKNHYWYQMYIDDLPIWGIVGEADENGEDHYLWTYKKLEIGFNGNRIVDVNLTSEGKVKLVPNTRIAMSYSVKWKKSDVKFEDRFDKYLDPSFFQHRIHWFSIFNSFMMVIFLVGLVSMILMRTLRKDYARYSKEEEMDDMDRDLGDEYGWKQVHGDVFRPSSHPLIFSSLIGSGCQIFSVSLIVIIVAIVEDLYTERGSMLSTAIFVYAATSPVNGYFGGSLYAKQGGRRWIKQMFIGAFMIPAMVCGTAFFINFIAIYYHASRAIPFGTMVAVCCICFFVILPLNLVGTILGRNLSGQPNFPCRVNAVPRPIPEKKWFMEPAVIVCLGGILPFGSIFIEMYFIFTSFWAYKIYYVYGFMMLVLVILCIVTVCVTIVCTYFLLNAEDYRWQWTSFLSAASTAVYVYMYSFYYYFFKTKMYGLFQTSFYFGYMAVFSTALGIMCGAVGYMGTSAFVRKIYTNVKID; encoded by the exons ATGCGCACGAGAGCATCTGTAAAAACTGCCTCTGTCATACAACCAGGAAGAAGGTGGGATAGCCCTCCAAAGCTAACATCCCCAATCTTTCTGCATAGTTT TCTGAAAATAATGGGATCTTCCAGGTGGAAGGTGGCAGCGGCGGCGTTTCTGGTTGTAGTGGGCTCTTTACTACCGGTCGACGGAGATGAACACGAACACACG TACACAGATAAGGAGGAGGTAGTTTTATGGATGAACACAGTGGGGCCTTACCACAACCGACAGGAGACATACAAGTACTTCTCTCTGCCCTTCTGCGCGGGCTCCAAGAAGACCATCAGTCATTACCATGAAACACTCGGAGAGGCTCTGCAAGGAGTGGAGCTGGAATTCAGTGGCCTAGACATAAAGTTCAAAG AGGAAGTCATGCAGACAACATACTGTGAAATTGAACTGGACAAAGCCAAGCGGGATGCTTTTGTTTATGCCATAAAGAATCACTACTGGTACCAAATGTACATAGACGACCTGCCCATCTGGG GTATTGTTGGTGAGGCGGATGAAAACGGAGAAGATCATTACCTGTGGACGTACAAGAAGCTGGAGATCGGATTCAATGGCAACAGAATTGTTGATGTCAATCTGACCAGCGAAGGGAAAGTCAAACTCGTGCCAAACACAAGAATTGCAATGTCCTATTCA GTGAAGTGGAAGAAGTCAGATGTGAAGTTTGAAGACAGATTTGACAAGTACCTGGATCCATCCTTCTTTCAGCACAGG attCACTGGTTCTCCATCTTCAACTCCTTCATGATGGTCATTTTCTTGGTGGGTCTGGTGTCCATGATTCTGATGAGAACACTAAGAAAGGATTATGCCAGATACAGcaaagaggaggaaatggaTGACATG GACAGAGACCTGGGAGATGAATACGGATGGAAGCAGGTCCATGGAGATGTGTTTCGGCCTTCAAGCCATCCACTGATCTTCTCTTCACTAATTGGCTCCGGCTGCCAGAtcttctctgtctccctcatcGTCATCATCGTGGCTATTGTTGAGGATCTGTACACAGA gagaGGATCCATGCTGAGTACAGCTATTTTTGTGTATGCTGCAACCTCCCCTGTCAACGGTTACTTTGGGGGAAGCTTGTATGCAAAACAAGGAG GCAGAAGatggattaaacaaatgtttattgGGGCCTTCATGATCCCAGCCATGGTGTGCGGGACTGCCTTCTTCATCAACTTCATTGCTATCTACTACCACGCCTCCAGAGCTATCCCATTTGGCACAATG GTCGCTGTCTGCTGTATCTGCTTCTTTGTCATTCTGCCACTAAACCTTGTGGGAACAATTCTGGGGAGGAATCTGTCAGGCCAGCCAAACTTCCCCTGCAGAGTGAATGCTGTGCCGCGGCCGATCCCTGAGAAGAAATG GTTCATGGAGCCAGCGGTCATCGTCTGCCTTGGAGGAATCCTTCCATTCGGCTCCATTTTCATTGAAAT GTACTTCATCTTCACATCTTTCTGGGCCTACAAAATCTACTATGTGTATGGCTTCATGATGCtggtcctggtcatcctgtgcatcgtgactgtgtgtgtcaccATCGTGTGTACATACTTCCTGCTCAATGCTGAGGACTACAGATG GCAATGGACAAGCTTCCTCTCTGCTGCATCCACTGCTGTTTATGTTTACATGTACTCCTTTTACTACTATTTCTTCAAAACTAA GATGTACGGGCTGTTCCAGACATCCTTTTACTTTGGCTATATGGCTGTGTTCAGCACTGCACTAGGAATTATGTGTG GGGCCGTTGGATACATGGGAACAAGTGCCTTTGTGAGGAAGATCtacacaaatgtgaaaattgaCTAA
- the LOC113132213 gene encoding lysophosphatidylserine lipase ABHD12 → MKRRLVKQSDPSSAARDVQRSARAQRKEGTRPRWWLKGGLLALFVVFMLFSLKVLPELIQHFVSTHRVRLPFFVDLSQPADLALNHTINMYLTSEEGISLGIWHTVPESQWKEAQGKDLAWYENALNDRNPVFIYLHGNTGTRAAPHRVGVAKVLSALGYHVLVPDYRGFGDSTGEPTEAGLTTDALYLYNWVKVRCGNSLVVIWGHSLGTGVATNTAVKLIEQGVVFDGIILENAFNSIRQNISANPFSWYYWKFPGMEYFFPEPWAKNKVAFPTEENLKKIRSPILFLHTEDDHLVPIQFAHKLYEAAVIAQNAERVKMVPFDGSLGYLHNGIYRDPHLPDIIKKFVMSL, encoded by the exons ATGAAGAGGCGCTTGGTTAAACAGAGTGATCCGTCCTCTGCAGCTAGAGATGTCCAGAGATCTGCCAGAGCCCAGAGGAAGGAGGGGACACG ACCCCGATGGTGGCTGAAAGGGGGCTTATTAGCCCTTTTTGTTGTCTTCATGCTTTTCTCACTGAAAGTGCTCCCAGAATTAATCCAACATTTTGTTTCCACTCACAGAG TCAGACTGCCATTCTTTGTTGACCTCAGTCAGCCTGCTGATCTTGCCCTTAATCACACAATCAACATGTACTTAACATCAGAGGAAGGAATCTCCCTTGGCATATG GCACACTGTCCCTGAAAGTCAGTGGAAAGAGGCACAAGGGAAGGACTTAGCATGGTACGAGAATGCTTTAAATGATAGAAATCCAGTCTTCATATATCTTCATGGAAACACAGGCACAAG GGCAGCCCCTCATCGGGTGGGAGTGGCAAAA GTATTGAGCGCACTAGGTTATCACGTGCTGGTGCCTGACTACAGAG GGTTTGGAGATTCCACTGGGGAGCCAACTGAGGCCGGCCTGACCACTGATGCCCTGTACTTGTACAACTGGGTAAAAGTACGCTGTGGAAACAGCCTGGTCGTCATCTGGGGACACTCTCTTGGCACTGG AGTGGCCACTAATACTGCGGTCAAACTTATTGAGCAAG GTGTAGTGTTTGATGGTATAATCCTGGAGAATGCATTCAATAGTATTCGACAGAATATTTCAGCTAACCCCTTTTCTTGG TATTACTGGAAATTTCCAGGCATGGAGTACTTTTTCCCAGAGCCATGGGCAAAAAATAAGGTTGCCTTTCCTACTGAAGAAAA TTTGAAGAAAATAAGAAGCCCAATACTTTTTCTTCATACAGAGGATGATCACTTGGTTCCCATTCAATTTGCTCACAAG TTGTATGAGGCAGCAGTGATCGCCCAGAATGCAGAGAGAGTCAAGATGGTGCCATTTGATGGGTCTCTGGGTTATCTGCACAATGGCATATATCGAGACCCCCATCTGCCTGACATCATAAA gAAGTTTGTGATGTCATTGTAG